Proteins from a genomic interval of Clostridium sp. 'deep sea':
- a CDS encoding M23 family metallopeptidase, with the protein MYQRKKPKYYEKYKSYRGRQNNKGHNTLNFKLSHKLIACSLILLLVILPVILKDTWVGKNKAFLEKVFLTHITFDDVKEVAGKIFTKSEITPVVSGEDNYTLDTLPAISLPVIGQLAEETTADKGVIITAPEGYPVVAVLEGKVLAVRQANQSMEVEIDHGKGLTTIYTYLQAVAIKPNEEIQQGTIIGYTGKFNNTSGVSFTIRLNGKVIDTKNILAGK; encoded by the coding sequence GTGTATCAAAGAAAAAAGCCAAAGTATTACGAAAAGTATAAATCATACCGGGGAAGGCAAAACAATAAAGGCCATAATACACTCAATTTTAAGCTAAGCCATAAGCTTATAGCCTGTTCTTTAATACTATTATTAGTTATTTTACCTGTTATTTTAAAAGATACTTGGGTTGGCAAAAACAAAGCTTTTTTAGAGAAAGTATTTTTAACCCATATCACATTCGATGATGTTAAAGAAGTAGCCGGCAAAATATTTACAAAATCCGAAATTACTCCAGTGGTTTCGGGTGAAGATAACTATACCCTAGACACCTTACCAGCAATTAGTTTGCCAGTTATTGGGCAGTTAGCAGAGGAAACAACAGCAGATAAGGGTGTAATTATAACAGCCCCCGAAGGTTACCCAGTTGTAGCAGTGCTGGAAGGCAAGGTTTTAGCAGTTAGACAGGCTAATCAAAGCATGGAGGTTGAAATCGATCACGGCAAAGGTCTTACAACTATTTATACATATTTACAAGCGGTTGCAATCAAGCCTAATGAAGAGATACAACAGGGAACTATAATAGGTTATACTGGTAAATTTAACAATACAAGTGGCGTTAGTTTTACAATAAGACTTAATGGTAAAGTTATAGATACTAAAAATATACTAGCGGGGAAATAA
- the rodA gene encoding rod shape-determining protein RodA yields the protein MFDFEKRLLKNVDWGIVVIFIILTIVGLLAISATTSGGQGLQFTSSVKRQVMWIAISLVALIVILCIDYHFFNNAAYLIYAVTILVLIAVFVIGVSRNGARRWIIIAGIQIQPSEFAKIAIVLSLARLLSQKRDRLHDIVGLGMFLGFALVPIVLILKEPDLGTSLVVLFIVAVMFFVAGLPWKYITIAGIGSVVAAPIAWIFMRDYQKNRILTFLNPERDKFGSAYNVIQSRIAIGSGNWQRLTETGTYVYNVTGKGLFSPDSMTGLKFIPFQYTDFIFSALGEGFGFLGSALIVILFLTLVYKSVKIAMKAKDLYGALVVSGLSAMFLFHILENIGMNLGLMPVTGLPLPFISLGGSSFLANTIALGIILNIGMRHKKIQF from the coding sequence GTGTTTGATTTTGAAAAAAGATTATTAAAAAATGTAGACTGGGGAATTGTTGTAATATTTATTATATTAACAATAGTAGGGCTCTTGGCTATATCAGCAACTACATCTGGAGGACAAGGTTTACAATTCACCTCCTCTGTTAAAAGACAAGTTATGTGGATTGCTATAAGCCTAGTAGCTCTAATTGTTATCTTATGTATTGACTATCATTTTTTCAATAACGCCGCTTATCTTATATATGCTGTAACAATATTAGTGTTAATAGCTGTATTTGTGATTGGGGTTAGCAGAAATGGTGCTCGTAGATGGATAATAATAGCTGGTATTCAAATACAGCCCTCGGAATTTGCCAAAATAGCCATTGTATTAAGCTTAGCGAGACTTTTGTCTCAAAAAAGAGATAGACTGCATGATATAGTAGGTTTAGGTATGTTTTTAGGGTTTGCATTAGTGCCAATAGTACTTATATTAAAAGAACCAGATTTAGGTACAAGCTTGGTGGTATTGTTTATTGTAGCTGTTATGTTTTTTGTAGCAGGCTTGCCTTGGAAGTATATAACTATAGCAGGTATAGGTAGCGTAGTAGCTGCCCCAATAGCCTGGATATTTATGAGAGACTATCAGAAAAATAGAATACTAACGTTTTTGAATCCCGAAAGAGATAAATTTGGCTCAGCCTATAATGTTATTCAATCCCGAATTGCCATAGGCTCAGGCAACTGGCAACGCCTAACAGAAACAGGAACCTATGTATACAATGTAACAGGAAAGGGTTTGTTTTCTCCTGATAGTATGACAGGATTAAAATTTATACCTTTTCAATATACAGACTTTATTTTCTCTGCCTTAGGTGAGGGGTTTGGATTTTTAGGTTCAGCCTTAATAGTAATTCTATTTTTAACACTAGTATATAAATCTGTTAAAATAGCAATGAAGGCTAAAGACCTATATGGTGCTTTAGTGGTATCTGGTTTATCAGCAATGTTTTTATTTCACATACTAGAGAATATCGGTATGAACCTAGGTTTAATGCCTGTAACAGGTCTTCCTCTACCGTTTATAAGTTTAGGAGGTTCCTCATTTTTAGCCAATACCATTGCGTTAGGCATAATATTGAATATAGGTATGAGACATAAAAAAATTCAATTTTAG
- the minE gene encoding cell division topological specificity factor MinE, whose amino-acid sequence MKSNQKSSSNLAKARLRNILITDRLKVSPEIADQIKVKILESLNQYVEIDDEGVILELNNNSGTVTLSTTVPIKQLKKR is encoded by the coding sequence ATGAAAAGTAATCAGAAAAGCAGTAGTAACTTGGCTAAAGCTAGGTTGCGTAATATTTTAATAACTGATCGACTAAAGGTTTCGCCAGAAATTGCTGATCAAATTAAGGTTAAAATACTAGAATCTTTAAATCAGTATGTTGAGATTGACGATGAAGGAGTTATTTTAGAACTTAATAATAATTCTGGTACAGTAACGTTATCTACTACAGTGCCTATAAAACAATTGAAAAAAAGGTAA
- the minD gene encoding septum site-determining protein MinD: MGQIITITSGKGGVGKTTTTANLGAGLAQMGKSVVLIDADIGLRNLDVVLGLENRIVFDIVDYVEGKCKLRSALIRDKRFEGLYLLPAAQTREKDAVSPQQMIDLCEELKKDHDYVIIDCPAGIEQGFKNAVAGANKVLIVTTPEVSAVRDADRVIGLVESKGINDVGLILNRVRPELIEQGNMLSVEDVCDILAIKLVGVIPNDDYIVISTNRGEPVINEKDSLAGQAMSNITRRVLGENVPFLSLKIKPKGFFASIRELFGGK; this comes from the coding sequence ATGGGACAAATAATTACCATTACTTCGGGTAAAGGAGGAGTTGGTAAAACAACAACCACTGCGAATTTAGGTGCTGGATTGGCTCAAATGGGTAAATCAGTAGTATTAATAGATGCAGATATAGGATTAAGAAACCTAGACGTAGTATTAGGGCTTGAGAATAGAATAGTATTTGACATAGTTGATTATGTAGAAGGCAAATGCAAGCTACGATCAGCCTTAATTAGAGATAAACGCTTTGAGGGATTATACCTCTTGCCAGCGGCCCAAACAAGAGAAAAGGATGCGGTGTCTCCACAGCAAATGATAGATCTTTGTGAGGAACTTAAAAAAGACCATGATTATGTAATAATTGATTGCCCCGCTGGCATAGAGCAAGGATTTAAAAATGCTGTAGCTGGTGCAAATAAAGTACTAATTGTTACTACTCCAGAGGTATCAGCTGTACGTGATGCTGACCGGGTTATTGGTTTAGTTGAGTCTAAAGGAATTAATGATGTTGGTTTAATTCTTAATCGTGTAAGACCAGAGCTTATTGAACAGGGAAATATGTTATCTGTAGAAGATGTTTGTGATATCTTGGCAATAAAGCTTGTGGGAGTAATACCTAATGATGATTATATAGTAATATCTACAAACCGTGGCGAACCTGTAATAAATGAAAAAGATTCGCTAGCAGGACAAGCAATGAGCAACATTACCAGAAGAGTGTTAGGAGAAAACGTACCTTTCCTTAGTCTAAAAATAAAACCTAAGGGGTTCTTTGCCTCAATCCGAGAGCTTTTCGGTGGTAAGTAG
- a CDS encoding septum site-determining protein MinC produces MATQALTIKGGKCGIIILINATFTFNEILQDLEKKFIQNTKFFKGAAIKLESNTLEIINEGQFKIIASAMANNTSIASINNYQQYLNSVPKLTNEVKEKYIVLPTQFHMGNIRSGQYLKHKGNVVVMGDLNSGAQVEADGNICVMGVIRGTVHAGINGDKETFISCKKFDAPQAQIRIADLIVRAEKESNIKNTAGLEIARIEDDNIVVLTKE; encoded by the coding sequence TTGGCAACACAGGCTTTAACTATTAAAGGTGGAAAATGCGGAATTATAATCTTAATTAACGCTACATTTACATTTAATGAAATTTTACAAGACTTAGAGAAGAAATTTATTCAAAATACTAAGTTTTTTAAGGGTGCAGCTATAAAGTTAGAGAGCAATACACTCGAAATAATAAATGAAGGGCAGTTTAAAATCATAGCTAGTGCAATGGCTAATAACACATCAATAGCAAGTATTAACAATTATCAACAGTACCTTAATAGTGTACCAAAATTAACTAATGAAGTAAAAGAAAAATATATAGTACTGCCAACTCAATTTCACATGGGAAACATACGCTCTGGGCAATACCTAAAACATAAAGGTAATGTAGTGGTAATGGGTGATTTAAATAGTGGTGCTCAAGTTGAAGCAGACGGTAATATTTGTGTTATGGGTGTAATTAGGGGTACAGTTCATGCTGGGATTAATGGAGATAAGGAGACTTTTATTAGCTGTAAAAAGTTTGATGCCCCACAAGCTCAAATACGCATAGCTGACTTAATTGTAAGGGCAGAAAAAGAAAGCAATATTAAAAATACGGCAGGATTAGAGATTGCCCGCATAGAAGATGATAATATAGTAGTACTGACTAAAGAATAA